The genomic region AAGCTGGTTATGCGCCAGAGATGGCTTATTTTGAGTGTTTACATGAATTGAAGTTGATTGTTGATTTAATTTATGAGGGTGGTATCGCCAATATGCGATACTCGATCTCAAATAATGCGGAGTACGGTGATATCACGCGGGGCCCAAGAATTATTAATGAAGAGAGCAAAAACGAAATGCGAAGAATCCTAAAAGAGATTCAAACCGGCGTATATGCCCAAGAATTTTTGCTCGAGAATAAAACGCGAAACACAAAACTTACTTCAATCAGGCGCATTGCTGAAGAACATCAAATTGAAGAGGTGGGGAGTAAGCTTCGTGCCATGATGCCTTGGATCAAAGCAAATAGATTGGTTGATAAGTCCAAGAATTAGGTTGATATGAGGTACTTTTGTGTAGAGGTTGGGTTCAAGCGTATTCTCAGAATCGATTGGGCAACGGGTTTTTGAGACTTAAGTGAACCGCGAATATCAACATCCTATAATAGCGAGAGAGGGATGGTCTTTTTTGCTCCTTGCGGGAGTGCTGGCCGGATTAAGTATTGTTTACAGTGTTTATTTGGCCATTCCGCTATGGCTAATTTTTATCTTGATCTTACAGTTTTTTCGAGATCCGACTCGCGTTACTCCTGAGGGTGATCGGTTTGTTTGCGCGCCTGCAGATGGACGCGTTATTTTTGTAGATGAGGCTTTTGATCCTTACGCCAATAGAGAATGTTTGAAGATTAGTATTTTTATGAATGTATTTAATGTTCATTCTAATCGTATGCCTGTATCAGGATTGGTTGAGGCAAAGCATTATTATCCCGGTCGATTTTTTAATGCAGATCTCGATAAGGCATCCGAGAGTAATGAGCGTAACGCTCTTCTACTCGTTTCAAAAGAAGGTCATCAAGTGACGTGTGTGCAGATCGCAGGTTTGATTGCCAGACGAATTTTTTGTTACGTCAATGAGGGAATGGAAGTGATCAAGGGTGAGCGTTTTGGCTTTATCCGCTTTGGTTCGCGAGTTGATCTTTATTTGCCTAAATCGACTAAAGTTCTGGTAAGTCTAGGGGATAAGGTCGTGGGTGGAGAGACGATCGTTTCCGAGCTGCCAATGCAGGAGTGAAGCCAGTTGGACAGTGAAGATAAAACGGTATTGAGTGCCGAGGATCGATTACTTACTCGCAGGCAAAGATTTTTTTGGCTACCAAATGCCATTACTATTTGTGGTTTATTCTCAGGTTTTTATGCCATTGTGCAAGGAATGAATCACGAGTTTGGATTGGCGGCAATTGGTATTTTTGCGGCGATGATTTTTGATGGGTTAGATGGTCGGATTGCGCGCCTCACTAAAACGCAATCTGCTTTTGGTGCTCAGTTTGACTCTCTGGCAGATATGGTTGCTTTTGGTGCGGCGCCCGCTCTAGTGCTCTACGAGGCTGAGCTTCGCTCGATTGGCGGGAAGCTTGCCTGGGTCGCTGCGTTCATATATGTCGGATGTGCAGCGCTAAGGTTAGCTCGGTTTAATACCAATATCGAGAATTGGGACAAGTCGTATTTTCAAGGTTTACCTAGCCCGGCTGCGGCAGGAGTGGTCGCTGGTTTTATATGGGCGACTACTGCGAATAATTTTCAAGGGCTACCATGGGTC from Pseudomonadota bacterium harbors:
- a CDS encoding phosphatidylserine decarboxylase gives rise to the protein MNREYQHPIIAREGWSFLLLAGVLAGLSIVYSVYLAIPLWLIFILILQFFRDPTRVTPEGDRFVCAPADGRVIFVDEAFDPYANRECLKISIFMNVFNVHSNRMPVSGLVEAKHYYPGRFFNADLDKASESNERNALLLVSKEGHQVTCVQIAGLIARRIFCYVNEGMEVIKGERFGFIRFGSRVDLYLPKSTKVLVSLGDKVVGGETIVSELPMQE
- the pssA gene encoding CDP-diacylglycerol--serine O-phosphatidyltransferase; amino-acid sequence: MDSEDKTVLSAEDRLLTRRQRFFWLPNAITICGLFSGFYAIVQGMNHEFGLAAIGIFAAMIFDGLDGRIARLTKTQSAFGAQFDSLADMVAFGAAPALVLYEAELRSIGGKLAWVAAFIYVGCAALRLARFNTNIENWDKSYFQGLPSPAAAGVVAGFIWATTANNFQGLPWVAWLLAVILGFTMVSNIKYYSGKEINLRKAVPFSVVVLISFFVILVINSTDNLPELLFLIFLSYFLSGFVLWVVVYFKHRRSQRDLKE